AAAAAGTTGACTTACCTGCTCCATTAGACCCAATTATAGTTATGAAATCTCCTTTTTCGGCTGTAAAACTTAAATTATCAAAGACAATTTTTTCTACTCCTAAATCAGTAGTGAATTTTTTACATATATTTTCTAATTTAAGCATTTTTACCTCTTTTCTTGTAACCAATTCCAAGTATAATCGCTAAGAATAAAGCAGTTATTATTTTAACATCAGTAGGTTTTATAGTTAATCTATTTATTGTTTCTATACTTAGCCCTAAACTTTGGTATATACCAGAAGTTAATGATTGTGAATTAAGTGCAAAATTTATAACTATATAATAAATTATAGAACCTACTATAATTATTGAAATATAATTAATTGTTCTCGTTCTTTTCACTAGACCTAGTCCAAATATTATAGATGCTAATCCTATAATTATAGTTCCAACTGATGATGATAAATCAATAATTCTAATATATTGAGCAAATAATGCTCCTGATATTGAAACTAAACCATTAGATAACATTAATCCAAATAATTTTATATTTTCTACACTAACTCCTAAATCACTTACTAAAGTTTCATTATCTCCTAAGGCCCTTAGTATAAATCCAATTTTTGATGTTAATATATAATCCATAATAAGTTTAATTATAAATACTATTATTAACAATAGATACATATTTATATCTTTAAATTTTATAATATAGATTAATGATAAAATATATATTACTACATATATAGCAAAACTTATAAAGGCATTTTTATTAGGTTTTATTCTTTTATCATAGAATAATTTTATAATTAATAATACTACCGTAATAATAGTAAATAATTTAAAATAATTTGCATAATCTATTATATAAAACCAACTTTGATTACTCTCTAAAAAAGCATTTGGCTTTCCTAATATTCTAGCATTTATACTATATAGTGCTGTCATAGTAAGTATACCTGATAATAATTTATCTATACCAAACTTAATGTGTAATAATCCTGTAATATAACCTGCAATTATTCCACCTATAAAGGCAAATAATATTCCTATAAAAGGGTGAAAATTATAATTTATGCTTATATACGCAAACAAAAAACCACCCAAAGGAAAAGTTCCATCTACACTTAAATCAGGGAAATCTAATATTTTATATGTTATATATACTCCCATTACCATTATTGAATAAATTAAACCTAATTTAATTGATTCAGGTAATACCTTTATAAATACTATAAGTGCCTCCATTTAAAACTCCAATTCTAATTCTTTTTTTGTATTTTCATTTATATCTAATTTTAATTTATCTGCTTTTTGAATAGGTATTTCACTAGGTTTTTTACCTGTTTCTAATATCTCTATTGCTTGTTTTCCAGCCATTTTACCTAATTCATAATAATCTATACCTATACTCATAAGTATTCCCTTATCTACATGTGCTTTTTCAGCACCCATAGTAATTTTTTTATTTTTTAATGCTTTTTCCGCTATTAATGAAATAGATGATGCTACCAAATTATCTGCAGGTGTATATATAGCATCAACTTCTAATGCTAGTGCATCTAATGCTTGTGAAATTTCATTAACCTGAGTTATACTTTTTTCAATTAATTTTATTTCATAATTTTTAGCAGCATTTTTCATACTTTCTAATTGAAATACTGAATTTTGTTCACTTGAATTATATATAAATCCTAATTTTTTAATATCTTTTTTTACTTTTAATAATTCTTTTAATTGCTCATTAGGCTCTAAAAAATCAGAAACCCCTGTTATATTTTCTTTAACTAAATTTGCAGTTTTAGCATCAGTTACTGCTGAAAATACTATAGGTATAGTATTAGTTGCATTACTTGCTGCTTGTGCAGAAGGAGTTGCAATAGCATATATCAAATCTACATTTTGATTTACTAAATTTTTAGAATTTAAATTTGATACTGATATATCTCCATTAGCATTTGTTTCAATAAAATTAACTTCTATGTTATTTTCCTTAAATGCATCTTTAAATCCTTGTCTTGTTGCATCTAATGCACTATGAGATGCTATTTGACTTATACCTATTTTGTATTTGTATTCTTTATTATTTTCAACACTATTTTTATTACCACATGATACTGTTATTATTAGTATTGATAATAAATTTATAATTTTTTTCATTTTTCACTTCCTTAACTTAAAATTTATATGCTAATCCAAAAGTATTTTTTATTAATATACCATCAAATCTATATGAATTTAATTTAATAGGTACAATTAAATTATACTTTAATTCAATATTTTTGATAGGGTTATATATTAAATCTATACTAGGGACTATATAATGGCTAGAACCTACCCATCTTGATTGTCCATTTTTTTCTTCTGTTTCAAAATATTTTTCAAATTTTTCTTTAAATAAATGTTTTGAATACTTAGAAATATCTACTGATTCTCCTGCTTTTATACTATTAAAAGTTGAATCTGATGTTAATGGAGCATTTTCTCTTTTTATTAACATATTTTTTTTATCTCTTTTAAATACAGTTACTGGAGTTCCACCTTTTATATATGTGATATACCCGTATTCTCCACTATAACTAATTCCTGGTTTGAATAGAAAATTCTTTTTTCTATTATATATTTTAAATTTTAATCCTAATTCTGTATCTATGCTTAATTTATTATAAACTATTTTAGGATGATTTATTTGTTTATCTATTAAAGATACATTTGTTTCTAAATCAAATAACTTAGGACTATATTTTACCTTAGAAATAACAGAAAACTTATTAGTGTGTTTTGTAAAAGTATCATCTATATTAAAATTTGTTTCTAAATTATATTTTTTATTTTTATAGTTTATATTAGCATTAAAACCATTTCCAACTGGTGTATCTTTAAAATTTTTCGTATCTTTTAAAATATTAGAAAGATATTCATCTTTTTTTATATCTCTTTCTACTTTATAAGTATTTAATCCTGAAAATATTAGGAAATTATCAATTTTATGTGGTGCATTTATCATGTCATCAATATTATCTACTAATTTTCCTAAAATAGGTTTTACAAAATCTAATGCTGGATTAATATAATTTCCTTCTACATCTTTAAATTTATTAATTTTAGGTAACACATTCCCTTTTACATGTTTAAATGTTTTAATTAGAGTTTTAACTTTCCAAAGTTTATAATTATTTTTTGATAATTTTTCTACGTCATCAAATAAAGTCAAAGCCTCATGTATTGATTTTTTTAGTTCTTTAGCCTTTTCTAAATTCCCGTATTCTTCACTTGATAAGTTATCTATTATTTTTTCAGTTTTATTAAATATTTCTTCAACCTTAGGTCTATATTTTCTAGTTATTTTAGCAAGATCTCCCACTATATCATTTGCATTATTAACTAATTTTGCAGTTGCAACAGCTAATTTACCTGCATATTTCCCCTTACAAAAAACATTAATACTACTGCAATTTTCAAGTTTTCTATTATATTCATCAATTTTATTTACATGATGTAGTATTCTATCTTTAACTGGATTTATTTCTTCCAAAATAGGTGAAATAATTTTATTAACATCATCAACTATAAATTTAGCAGGTAATGCCTTATATAATGGTTTTATGTATTCATCAGGAAATAAATACTGCAAATCATCTACAATAGTTACTTTTCCGTTCGGTTTATATAAATATTTAGGGTCTGAAAAATTTACAGTCCTTAACATTTTGGCTACATTTTCATTATCTTTTTTAGTCAATAAATATTTTAGAAAATTATCTGGAACATAATTTAATAAATCAAAACTTGATATATCTTGATTTGGTTTAAGTCCTAATTCTTTTGCGATATTTTTTATAGCGTCTTCAAAAAATATTAATGCCTTTTCTTTATCTTTAAAATTATTTGTAAATCCTTTATATTTATCTATATTTTTTAATATTTTTTTAATATGCTCATAATCAAAATCTTTATCCTTATTTCTTATTCTATTTAAAATATCATTAATTTCTCCATCAAGACCTTCTTTTTTTAATCCTGCCACTATAGCTTTTAAGGCTTCTTGGGTTATTATCTTCATTACATTATCGCCATATAATGAACCTGTTGGAAGTCCTATAGACCTTATTCTTCCATTTTTGCCATCTAAATATCCTAATTCAACATTATTACTATTAGATTTCTCCCAATTTTTAAAATAATCAACCTTATCATAACCTGGAGTTAAAGATACTAAATCCTTTTCAAATTCATCTTTATCAAATATGTCTCCACTATAATTTGAAACATGGTAATTAGCTGATATTTCTAATTTTTCATTTTCATTATCTATAATTTTATATAAAATCCCTGGGGCTAAAGAAAAGTTCTTATTTTTATTAGATAAATTTAAACTATATGATAATTCTGGTATAACTGGAAGTTTTAAGTATGGTCTAACTTTTCCTATACTTTCAAACTCAAAACTTGCACCTGGTTTTAAATCACCATAAAAATACTTTTCTAAACCTAATACATTTTTATCAGTTGCTCTAATAAATATTTTATTATGCATGTCCAAATGTTTTGTTTCTGTATCTGAATATATTAAAAATTTATCTACTTTTGCAAGTTTATTATCTGAACCATATCTAGTTGGCGTAGATTTTATTTTTGTCCCTATTTTTGTTCCTATATTTTTTATATCAACTTCTAAATTTAAAAAAGTCATATCAAAAACAATACCCCTAAGTAAAACACTTTTTATATCCTCTGGTTCTTTTTTATATAAGGGTTTATTAATAACATAATTATAATATATACCGCTATTTTCATTTTCAAATTTTAAAGCATCTAAAAATTTATTTAAATTTTTTGGTATTACTTCATTTTCTAATGCATTTCTCGGTAATAACATTTTTATTGTTCTATACTTATCAACATTAAGATCTAAACCTTCTAAGCCATAAGATACACTAAAATCCGTACCTATTTTCCAATCAACATTATCTTTTGCTGATACAATTGCTGAAAGCAATAAAAAATTTAACATGTATTTTTTCATATAAAATTCTCCTTTTTTTTTAGTATCTCCCGTATTCTATATTATATCTTTTCTTTAAATATTCTAGTAATTGATATGCTTTAAAATCAATTTCACCAGTATAAATTATTTCACTAATATTTTTATCTATTAATATATTTTTTATGATATCTTTAATTTTATCTATGTTATCATTTTTTATACCG
This Oceanivirga salmonicida DNA region includes the following protein-coding sequences:
- a CDS encoding ATP-binding cassette domain-containing protein, which produces MLKLENICKKFTTDLGVEKIVFDNLSFTAEKGDFITIIGSNGAGKSTF
- a CDS encoding ABC transporter permease, whose product is MEALIVFIKVLPESIKLGLIYSIMVMGVYITYKILDFPDLSVDGTFPLGGFLFAYISINYNFHPFIGILFAFIGGIIAGYITGLLHIKFGIDKLLSGILTMTALYSINARILGKPNAFLESNQSWFYIIDYANYFKLFTIITVVLLIIKLFYDKRIKPNKNAFISFAIYVVIYILSLIYIIKFKDINMYLLLIIVFIIKLIMDYILTSKIGFILRALGDNETLVSDLGVSVENIKLFGLMLSNGLVSISGALFAQYIRIIDLSSSVGTIIIGLASIIFGLGLVKRTRTINYISIIIVGSIIYYIVINFALNSQSLTSGIYQSLGLSIETINRLTIKPTDVKIITALFLAIILGIGYKKRGKNA
- a CDS encoding ABC transporter substrate-binding protein, which translates into the protein MKKIINLLSILIITVSCGNKNSVENNKEYKYKIGISQIASHSALDATRQGFKDAFKENNIEVNFIETNANGDISVSNLNSKNLVNQNVDLIYAIATPSAQAASNATNTIPIVFSAVTDAKTANLVKENITGVSDFLEPNEQLKELLKVKKDIKKLGFIYNSSEQNSVFQLESMKNAAKNYEIKLIEKSITQVNEISQALDALALEVDAIYTPADNLVASSISLIAEKALKNKKITMGAEKAHVDKGILMSIGIDYYELGKMAGKQAIEILETGKKPSEIPIQKADKLKLDINENTKKELELEF